GGAGAGAGCTATGCCGATATTTAAAGCTGTGAAACCGATCGCCTCTACGACACCACCGGCTATGATAGGTCCCACCGCATATGCCACGCTATACGAGATGTCAGCTATAGCGTAGATGCTACCATATACGGAGACGTATCTCACGTCCACCAAGTAACCCAGAGTTGGCAACAATGCAGTGTCGATGAGAGCTATACCGAAACAAATTCCGCAGAGTGGAATCATAAGAACCCAGTAGGATCTGCAGAATGGTATTATGAAGCAACATAGGCCTTCCAACGCGAGACCAGAGGCAGCCATCAGCCATTGATGTTGAGGATACTGTTTGGCCATCTTGACGGTTATCACGACGCCGAACACGTGAGGGAAGAACGCGGGTAACCAAATCATTCCCATTTTCCAGTTGTCGCGAGTTATGTTATCCTCCATCCATAACGAAATAGTGGGTTCCAGAAAGGCCAAAGCGACGTTGGACATCATCAGAGCGCCCGCGCATACAGCGATGTAAGGATCTATGAGCAGCCGCCAGATCGGTATCATTTGTTTATGTTCCTTTTGGCTGTCTTTCACTTGTTCTTTTAGCGGCTTCATTACCAATAAAAGCATTATTCCGTCTGCTAGACTGATGAAAGCGAGTATTAGAAAGGGCACCTCTTTGCCCGCGAACTGATAGAGAGCCCCGCCAAAGGGTGGAGCTACCAGACACCCGAAACTAATGAAGGCTAACGCGATACCAAGGGCTTTCGAGCGTTCTGACTCTTCCGTGTAACGATCCGCTATCATAGCCAAGCCACTGGTATCCGCAAACGCCGAACCCACTCCCTGCAGACTTCTGGCGAAGAATAGGACACCGTAGCTTCGGCCGCAAGCGAAAACAGCCGTCGACAGGAACATTATACAAAGTCCTATCATCATGGGTATATCGTAACCGATTCTGTCTATGAGAGCGCCAGAAAATGGATTCACCATTAGTTGAACGATAGCTTTTGATGCAAACAACACTCCTGTGGCTGAATCTTGACCGTGATGAGAAGGCGGCCCCGTTGCGTTCACCTCTTCCTCCACGTCCCCAAACGCACCGATGTACTTGAGATAATCAGGTATGATCGGCACTATCACCATATACAGCATGTTATCGAGTAACAGAGCTATCGACACGATAATCAGAACTAGCTTCCGTTGAGCTTTCGGTTCCTGCAACTTGGTCCACACGATCTCCTTGAGCTCGCTGAACTCAATGTTGAGTATCGGTATCGTCGTCATGGTGGTTGCTTTAGATATCCGCCTTTAATAGATCAGCAATGGCTTCCAGGGTCTAGCGAGAGCAACTAATCGCGATCACTTGATGCGACCTTGGGAGTGATCGTGACGAAGAAATCGTCGCGATTTGGGCGGCGCGCATCAGGCCGGGCCGGGGGTAACCTACAACAGATCACCGAGTTGGCACGGTTAGCTCCCGAAATCTTCCTACGATCAATGtgtttttattttctcttcCCGTTCTTTTTATCTTTCGTTTGATATTTTAATAGCAATCTCCCGTTTTCCCTGGGTTATATAATTCACCAGGCGGAACATTCGTTACGGGATTTTCTTTGCACCGTGGGCCAATGGATAATTTCTTTTTGATAAATTCGAAAGGAAGGGGAGCCCTGACCCGGCCTGATCGCCGCTTACCGATTCATCCCACCCCAACCCGACCTTTTACGATCGTCGACAACATGGACGAGCTTGTCTTCGTTTGATGAAGGTTTTCACTCCGTTTACCAACCACGCGTTGTCTAGTTGATTCCTCGGTTGCTTCTGGTGGGTATAGAAGTGAACATGACACCGGGTGGAGGCTCCCCCTCGATAAGGCAGCACGATCTGAACCTAGCTACCTATGTCTGGTATTGCGTATCGTGTTACGAGAGATAAAAACACGGGGTCTCGCCGGCGAAACGAGGGTGAAGGTCGAGTTGTGGATGGTATGGCTTTACTCTATAAATGGGCTGCGTGGTAATTATTTAATGAACCTTGCTAGGCAAGGAAAGACAGCAGCTGAACGCGTGTTGTGTACGTTCTGATGCGAAAACAAAGCTCGATTTAATACCCCTTCGATATCTGCCTCTTCTACGTATCGATAAAACATTCAGTGCCAAGAACAGAAGGTTCCGTTTCGTTGGAATAGCTTGAATTAAAGATAGGATTCTTATGGAAATACCgagaaagaataaattattaCAATGCACACGTCAGACCTTTTCGATTATTTCACAGTTATCTAAAGACAAACGTAATCGCGTTACAGATATTAAACGCGTGTTTAATCCGAATTATCGTCAAGCGTCGTCGTGTCTCGTTTGAGACGCTAAACACCGCGTCTCTGCCAGACCAGAACGGATTAATTATTTCCGTCAAACGATCATTCGTAAACCGACGTCCCTCTCAACCTCGTTCGATGCGTGTCCGCACCCTCGTTTATTAATTACGATGACTGGTTGGCGAGCAGGGAACCGTAACTTCGTCAACGATCGTAACGAGCCTCCATAGTCGCGTACAGCTTGACGGTGAGGGGAACGCCGTGCACTGAGAAAATTTGTAAACTTACCAGAGTTATTGGCGAATTTCTGCCTGAGGGAACTGGCGAGGCGTTGAGGACTCGCCAGACTAGGAAGTCCGGCGAACAAACTGCTCAATTTTGAGGCAACGTCCGGTCCGGTCTCGACCCTCGAGCCGTTCACCGACTCCTTAGCTTCTTGCGTCCCCGGGCCCTCCACCTTTTCAGCCGAATTTGCAACCGAGCCTGAAACAGCAGACGTAATATTCCAtcttcaaaaatattaattttaaattttaaatatttcgtactgtcaaatattttaacattttatttaataaaaagtatttatacgttttaaaaaataattttctaagtaTCGAAGTAAGTTAGTACGCTATTAATATTCTGTTATGAGAGTGATAGACAAGAAACAGCGGATTCAGTAATTTATATCCTATAGTCTTCGAGTTCTTTACTTAAGACTTCTCAAAAGTGAAAGtatttaatatttccaaattCTTTCCATGATTCATTAATAAGAAGTTAAGTTTTATTAATTGTCTTTTAATAATATGTGAATATTAAGTAACTAGTAGAAGTAATTTCACAAAAAACAGTTAGTCTAGTAATGCATATTCAATGACCTTCAAGTTGTTTGcttaaaatttcttaaaagtGAAAGTATTtaagattttcaaattttcaaatatctttTCATAATTCCTTAATAAAAAGTCAAGATTTATTAATTGTCTTTTAGTAGCATATAAATATTGAAGTAATTTAACAAGAAATCTGTTGATAAGAAACAAGCGTAGTAAGTGTAGTAACAAAGAAGCGTAGTATTTCGTAATGGTATGttctttaaaaatattctttaaaattttatgtatttaacattttccaatttttaaatctttgaaCGATCCtttaacaaaaaatattgtAGTAGAATAACAATTACGAACAAATTACAGTTTATATAAGCTCTATTTATTTCAACCAAGTTTTGGTTACTATCCGATTAAATGAACCCTTTCCAGTTAAATTCGCTTACCCAAATGTATTAAATTCCTATTATACGAACTTAAATACATATGAACTACCCCCTCCCCTTCACAAAAAGTCTATATAAAATTCTACTGTAATGTCCT
The Bombus affinis isolate iyBomAffi1 chromosome 2, iyBomAffi1.2, whole genome shotgun sequence genome window above contains:
- the LOC126929009 gene encoding vesicular acetylcholine transporter-like isoform X2; protein product: MTTIPILNIEFSELKEIVWTKLQEPKAQRKLVLIIVSIALLLDNMLYMVIVPIIPDYLKYIGAFGDVEEEVNATGPPSHHGQDSATGVLFASKAIVQLMVNPFSGALIDRIGYDIPMMIGLCIMFLSTAVFACGRSYGVLFFARSLQGVGSAFADTSGLAMIADRYTEESERSKALGIALAFISFGCLVAPPFGGALYQFAGKEVPFLILAFISLADGIMLLLVMKPLKEQVKDSQKEHKQMIPIWRLLIDPYIAVCAGALMMSNVALAFLEPTISLWMEDNITRDNWKMGMIWLPAFFPHVFGVVITVKMAKQYPQHQWLMAASGLALEGLCCFIIPFCRSYWVLMIPLCGICFGIALIDTALLPTLGYLVDVRYVSVYGSIYAIADISYSVAYAVGPIIAGGVVEAIGFTALNIGIALSNLMYAPVLMYLRHIYDFKPFQDEADVLMQNPPDKEYQTYVLQEQRPLSGEVGNHLNQTRMETNVDQGYDQNYQTGQTYDQSGYGQNINASGYTQAPTGYEQPPMYEQPANYGQQPMGYAQQRPYGQEPQAAGQVDVNPFRRPPNIDQKPSGDSNPFRQGMY